The sequence below is a genomic window from Candidatus Dormiibacterota bacterium.
CATTGAAATCGGAAAGCAATACCTGCTCGGCCGGCGCGGTAAACTCCACTCGCACACCGCGCTGCCCTTTGAGCAGGTAGTTGGTGCCGCGCAGATCGGGCTTAGGGGTGAACCATGCCCATACCGGGTAGCGGCCAGTGTACTCCGGAATCCTCAGCTTCATCTGCTCTTTTATCCACTGGTACTGCGGCAGGAAGTACCTATCGAATATCCGGCGGCCGTCGCCTAGAATTACGCCTCTCTGCTGACACAGCTCCCAAAACTCTTGCTCATGAATGGTCCAGAGGGTAACCGGGCCTTCTTTTGGAATAGTGATCGACATCAACCCTCACCGGCCAGCGTGTCTACCCACTTGCCTTCCTGTTGCTCAAAACCGGCATTGGTCAGGCGTTGGGTAATTATCTCCGGGTGATTCTGCTCCATATGATTCTTTTGACCCTTCAGGTCTCCTTCGGACATCTTATGGCCACAGCCCGGGCACTCGATCATAGTAGATGATGCCTCTGGCTGTTGATCGCTTAGCAATGTCATTTGCGCTCCGTTTCAAGGTTCACTTAACGGCTTCATATTAGCACAGTAGCCTTGAGAAAGTTGCGAAAATAAGATAGGATGTTACGGTTATAAATACAGACGTGGCCCCATCGTCTAGGGATTAGGACACCAGGTTTTCATCCTGGCAACGGGGGTTTGAATCCCCCTGGGGTCACCAGGAAATGCTGATGGATACACCATCGGCATTTTTTGATGTCATCAAAAGGATTCAAAACCCAGGGTTTGTAAATAAGCGCAGCGTAATTTCACGCATCCCCCTGGGGTCACCAGGAAATGCTCACCATTTCGGTGGGCGCTTTGCTATACAACATTGTTTTATGGCTAGGCAGAGGTGATAATTAAATAAAGAGAGTACTCTATGCAACATGAAATCAAAGTACATAGCCTAGCCGGACGCGCGAAACTCCTGGTGATTAATATGCCGAATGCAGCAACTTTTTACTTTGGCAGCTACATTCGTAATGGGTATAGGTTTTGCGATCCGCAAATTTACGACACGCCGCATCTGCTAGAACATCTATCGTTTGAGGGCAACAAAAAATATCCGAACTCGATTGACTTTAAATCAACTATTGAAACCCTAGGCTCAAGATACAATGCTATGACTAGTCCACATATGGTTAAATATTTTTTTAATGCCGGTAAAGAGCACGTAATCCCGATTATTAATATCGCGCTGGATCAGATATTCGAGCCGTTGATTGAATCTAGCCGCGTCGAGCAACAAAAAAAGGTTATCGCAGAAGAATTAACCAGAAGCCTGGATAACGATCGTCGCAATCGGGCTTATCGTACCCGCCACGCCGTCTTCCCGGCTATCAACCCGGACTTTGCCGAGAGAATTAAGATGGTCGGGTCGATTACGGCTGATGATGTGAGAAGTTATTTTAGTAAGACCCACGTGGTAGCAAATACCCGCTTTGTCCTAGCCGGTGATTTTACAGCTAATGAACTAGGTAAAATAATTGAAAGCCTAAATAGGCGGCTATCTGGCTACGAATCGGGCAAGGAGCTTAAATACACACCGCTAAAGCCTGGTAAGTATCAGGGATTAATCCAAGCTTTTCCTTCCAGTATCTCATCTCAGCATCACTTTCATCTAGGCTTTATATTGCCGGGCTATGACCCAATCGCACTTCCGCCATTGAAGTTGTTAAACACAATGCTGGGGTTAGGCATGGGTTCAAGGGTGATGGTAAAGGCAAGGGAGAAGGGATTAACCTATTCGCTGCAGGCAGGTTTATTGATCGAGTTCGACTGCTCTGATTTTTGGATAGCCGATCAAACATCTCCAGATAAGCTCGAGCCCCTTATTAACCTCCTGTCAGAAGAACTCTATGATATCGCCCAGGGAAACTATAGCCAAAATGAGTTAAACCGAGCGCTCGGGGTTGTAAAGGGCGGCCTCGAGCGTCGGCAGCAGACTCCAACTGATTTGGCTGACTGGTATTCAAGTGCCTTTATGTTCGAGTTAGGACTGGACTCACCTGCGGATAGAATAAAACAGCTGGAGTCGGTGACAAAGGATGATATTCAAAAAGCAGCTGCAAAATACATTACTTCCGGTAGCTGGACAATGACTTTAATTGGAGCTGGGCTAGAAAAAAAGGCCGGTCATTACCAGACCTTATTGAAGCGTTATTTTTCTTAGGCTTTTCGCAATCTGTAAAAACCATTAGAATTATGGTATGAAACTGCGGACGGTTCGCGATTTAGATGTAAAAAATAAACGGGTATTACTTAGAGTCGATTACAACGTGCCGATTTCTGACGGCATAGTGGGCGACCCGCTGCGCATTAGGGCTTCGTTCGATACCATCCGTTATCTGCTATCTAAGAATTGTTCTATCGTACTAATCAGTCACATGGGACGCCCGAAGGGCAAAAAGGCCAAAGAATTCAGCTTGTGTCATGTGGCTCAAAAAGCCAGTACGATGCTGGGCCACCACATAGGATTTGTTGAAGACTGTATAGGCCGAGGTGCTGCGGCTCGAGCAGCTCACCTTAAACCCGGCGAAATCATAATGCTAGAGAACCTGCGATTTC
It includes:
- a CDS encoding DUF3841 domain-containing protein, yielding MSITIPKEGPVTLWTIHEQEFWELCQQRGVILGDGRRIFDRYFLPQYQWIKEQMKLRIPEYTGRYPVWAWFTPKPDLRGTNYLLKGQRGVRVEFTAPAEQVLLSDFNAWHIVMNFGYMSHTEEEYERFEAEYPNHHKALQQPEYIERLKESWVRIFDLDSQRDPEWAGEPDYIQACVEKVSLEQVVRVTPFTAR
- a CDS encoding pitrilysin family protein, whose amino-acid sequence is MQHEIKVHSLAGRAKLLVINMPNAATFYFGSYIRNGYRFCDPQIYDTPHLLEHLSFEGNKKYPNSIDFKSTIETLGSRYNAMTSPHMVKYFFNAGKEHVIPIINIALDQIFEPLIESSRVEQQKKVIAEELTRSLDNDRRNRAYRTRHAVFPAINPDFAERIKMVGSITADDVRSYFSKTHVVANTRFVLAGDFTANELGKIIESLNRRLSGYESGKELKYTPLKPGKYQGLIQAFPSSISSQHHFHLGFILPGYDPIALPPLKLLNTMLGLGMGSRVMVKAREKGLTYSLQAGLLIEFDCSDFWIADQTSPDKLEPLINLLSEELYDIAQGNYSQNELNRALGVVKGGLERRQQTPTDLADWYSSAFMFELGLDSPADRIKQLESVTKDDIQKAAAKYITSGSWTMTLIGAGLEKKAGHYQTLLKRYFS